Part of the Bacteroidota bacterium genome is shown below.
TTAAGCGTGTACAGGAAGTACTTGCTGGTAAAAGAAATAGCAAGTCCCTTCGACATGAGTTTGTATACAGCAAATTGTTTCAGTGCGTATACTGTGGCTATTCCTTGATAGGAGAAACGCAGAAGGGACACACCTACTATCGGTGTCATCAGAAGGACTGTTCGACAAAAGGAATTCGTGAAGAAAAAATTGGTGAGTCTCTTCAAAAATGGCTCTCTCTGATTCAGTACAATGACGAAGAAGCACAGCTTGTATCTAAAGCTATTGTCGCGGAACGAGATCGGATTATGCGGGAGCAACAAGATTTTTTAGAGTCTTACACTCTAAGGATCGACCAAATAGATACTCGTCTCAACAAACTGACAGATGTGTTTCTTGATGGGGATATTGACAGAGATGCTTACCATCTGCGAAAAGAATCGCTTCATCTAGAAAAACGGGAACTTGAGGAAAAGAAAGCAGGGTTTGAACAGGATACAGAGAAATTAATCAGAGACGCAGAGGATTACCTCGAACTTGCTAGAAGCGCCTGGTTGAGCTATGAAATGTCGGATATCTATGAAAAGCGACAAATGCTCGGAAAACTAACCTCGAACCGAAAGGTAGACAGGAAAAAGGTTATCATTGAGCTAAAAAGTCCATTCCAGTGGATTGCTGGATCTTATACTTTTCTGAATGGTGACCCGTTTCGGAAAGGACCTCGAACTTGGGGTGTGATTTGTGCCGAGTTGGTTAAATATATAAAAGACCAATAGTGGGACAGCATTCTATGAAGTCCCTAAAGTCCCTTTCATCCCTGAACTCCACTCAAAGTTTTTGCACTAAAAGGAGCAGACACTTCTCCATCAATCATTTGCTTCAGGTAGATATGATAGTTAGGAAGATTCAACAGGTCTTCCTTTAAAAACACCGGGTAGAATTCCTTCGCAAACAAAGGTGCATCAACGGCACCAATCCTAAAACTTATCATCGTCCCTACATTTCCTATAATTGCATCTCGAACGTCTTTGTCTAACTGAGATAGAAATTGATGTGCCAATATTAGTCCCACTCGATATTTCCTTAGTTCGGATAGCATCCCCACCAAGGCCGGCGTTGTAAATCCTTGAAATTCGTCCATGTAAAGAAAGTAATCCTTTCTATTCGTTTCGGGTGTATCAGCTCGACCCATTGCCTTACTCTTAATCATCGATACAAGCAAGGCTCCAAGAAGATAAGATGTGTCTTCTCCTAATCGACCTTTAGATAGATTGACAACCAGGATTTTGCCAGTATCCATTGCATTTCGAAGATCAAAGGTGTTCTTGTTTTGAGTTAGAATGTGCTCCAAGATTGGATTAGTAAGAAAAGCGCCGATCTTGTTTTGAATAGGCGCAATTACCTGCGTTTTTAGGCTGCTTGGAAATAAATCAAATTCGGTTTTCCAGAACATGCGTACTCGCTCATAAGGGACACGGCTCACAGCATTTTTTCTGTACTCCTTGTCTACCAACAACCTAAGCACATCACCCAAATGAGCTTTAGGC
Proteins encoded:
- a CDS encoding recombinase family protein — translated: MSRSHHYFAYTRVSTVKQGEGVSLLEQKEAILRYANQNALTITRWFEEKVTAAKQGRPEFSQMLRELRKGTAAGVIMHKIDRSARNLKDWAELGELMDSGIDVQFVTDNLDMSSRGGRLSADIQAVVAADFIRNLKEETKKGFYGRLKQGFYPLPAPIGYLDKGKGLPKEIDPVKGPLVHRLFTLYTTGRLGLHALQKEANHIGLRTRNGGRISISGLSTMLNNPFYMGLIRIRKTGETFPGIHKPIIKASTFKRVQEVLAGKRNSKSLRHEFVYSKLFQCVYCGYSLIGETQKGHTYYRCHQKDCSTKGIREEKIGESLQKWLSLIQYNDEEAQLVSKAIVAERDRIMREQQDFLESYTLRIDQIDTRLNKLTDVFLDGDIDRDAYHLRKESLHLEKRELEEKKAGFEQDTEKLIRDAEDYLELARSAWLSYEMSDIYEKRQMLGKLTSNRKVDRKKVIIELKSPFQWIAGSYTFLNGDPFRKGPRTWGVICAELVKYIKDQ
- a CDS encoding DUF87 domain-containing protein; protein product: MYIIGKTGTGKSTFLKTMIMQDIAHGHGLALLDPHGDLSQAIRKALPFYRADDFIDFDVPDTWQILGFNPLSSVPASGRALATSNLLAVFQKMWNAFWGPRLEHVLRNSLLTLFCQPKAHLGDVLRLLVDKEYRKNAVSRVPYERVRMFWKTEFDLFPSSLKTQVIAPIQNKIGAFLTNPILEHILTQNKNTFDLRNAMDTGKILVVNLSKGRLGEDTSYLLGALLVSMIKSKAMGRADTPETNRKDYFLYMDEFQGFTTPALVGMLSELRKYRVGLILAHQFLSQLDKDVRDAIIGNVGTMISFRIGAVDAPLFAKEFYPVFLKEDLLNLPNYHIYLKQMIDGEVSAPFSAKTLSGVQG